One region of Alosa alosa isolate M-15738 ecotype Scorff River chromosome 1, AALO_Geno_1.1, whole genome shotgun sequence genomic DNA includes:
- the mul1a gene encoding mitochondrial ubiquitin ligase activator of nfkb 1-A, protein MMEDYPLKTLEIVCLGSSLALSGLFYYIYRKKRKTVDKLNEAPQLALDEELANLLNQAPGKCLQYVVIEGAVQPIGEPLRSQFQEASVGVIQKLVLREHKLVWNSLARTWTDSERVLHQRVNAVPFNMVGSGQAAVRVLCPLEATGPEMEVIHEKFHQATYGFTDLIGQYLSGEKPKGQLETEEMLKVGAALTGVGELILDTDRAVKLRPPADGSEYFLSTGDFETLRLEQEGQALVWRALAATCALAGVAVLLWAARRYYRRLQVKWERERLRREFERLDTRAGRATSPSSANGGEEEEGEPEPLENACVVCLNNPRSCVLLDCGHVCCCFSCYQALPQPTCPICRQTITRVVPLYQV, encoded by the exons ATGATGGAGGATTATCCATTAAAAACTTTGGAGATCGTTTGTCTTGGGTCAAGCCTTGCTCTCTCTGGTCTCTTCTATTACATCTACAGGAAGAAACGGAAAACGGTGGACAAGCTCAAT GAAGCACCACAATTAGCACTAGATGAAGAACTGGCAAATCTTCTCAATCAGGCCCCTGGGAAATGCCTGCAATATGTAGTCATTGAAG GCGCGGTGCAGCCGATAGGTGAGCCCCTGAGGAGCCAGTTCCAGGAGGCCAGTGTGGGCGTCATTCAGAAGCTGGTGCTACGGGAGCACAAGCTAGTGTGGAACAGCCTGGCACGCACCTG GACGGACAGCGAGCGCGTGCTGCACCAGCGGGTCAACGCCGTGCCCTTTAACATGGTGGGCTCGGGCCAGGCGGCGGTGCGCGTGCTGTGCCCGCTGGAGGCCACAGGCCCCGAGATGGAGGTGATCCACGAGAAGTTCCACCAGGCCACCTACGGCTTCACTGACCTCATTGGCCAGTACCTGAGCGGGGAGAAGCCCAAGGGACAGCTGGAGACAGAGGAGATGCTGAAG GTGGGTGCAGCGCTGACCGGCGTGGGCGAGCTCATCCTGGACACGGACCGGGCGGTGAAGCTGCGTCCGCCGGCCGATGGCTCCGAGTACTTCTTGAGCACGGGCGACTTTGAGACACTGCGGCTGGAGCAGGAGGGCCAGGCGCTGGTGTGGCGCGCGCTGGCGGCGACGTGCGCCCTGGCTGGCGTGGCCGTGCTGCTGTGGGCGGCGCGGCGCTACTACCGCCGCCTGCAGGTCAAGTGGGAGCGCGAGCGGCTGCGCCGGGAGTTTGAGCGCCTGGACACCCGTGCCGGCCGGGCGACGTCGCCATCGTCGGCGaacggaggagaggaggaggaaggcgaGCCGGAGCCGCTGGAGAACGCCTGCGTGGTGTGCCTGAATAACCCGCGCAGCTGCGTGCTCCTGGACTGCGGACACGtgtgctgctgcttcagctgcTACCAGGCGCTGCCCCAGCCCACCTGCCCCATCTGCAGGCAGACCATCACGAGGGTTGTGCCCCTCTACCAGgtctga